A region from the Bacteroidota bacterium genome encodes:
- a CDS encoding ribose-phosphate pyrophosphokinase gives MASEVKIFSGTASKYLAEEIAGQLGKQLGAVTVTRFQDGELEPSYNESVRGDVIFLIQSTFGQAENLMELLLMIDAARRASAKSIIVVMPYYGYARQDRKDKPRVSIGAKLVANLLTTAGADRIVTMDLHAGQIQGFFDIPLDHLYSIGVFFPYLENLGLENVAIAAPDAGGAKRAREYASFMKCDLILIDKFRERANEVASMKVIGEVKGKNVLIIDDLVDTAGTLCKAADHLMMEGAASVRAVVTHPILSGPAYERIEESSLTELITTNTIPLRGTSSKIKVLSVAPMLARAFEKITNYESISSLYKQ, from the coding sequence ATGGCCTCCGAAGTCAAAATATTTTCCGGCACTGCGTCCAAGTATTTGGCTGAGGAGATCGCGGGTCAGCTCGGCAAGCAGCTCGGCGCAGTCACTGTCACTCGTTTTCAGGACGGCGAACTCGAGCCTTCTTACAATGAATCCGTAAGGGGCGATGTGATCTTCTTGATCCAAAGCACCTTCGGTCAGGCCGAGAACTTGATGGAGCTACTTTTGATGATTGATGCGGCGCGGCGTGCGTCTGCAAAATCGATCATCGTAGTGATGCCTTACTATGGCTATGCGCGGCAAGATCGTAAAGATAAGCCGCGTGTTTCTATTGGGGCAAAACTGGTCGCCAACCTGTTGACGACCGCAGGTGCTGATCGCATTGTGACGATGGACCTGCATGCTGGGCAAATTCAAGGGTTTTTTGACATTCCTTTGGATCATTTGTACAGCATAGGTGTGTTCTTTCCTTATTTGGAGAATCTGGGTTTGGAAAACGTGGCGATTGCCGCGCCTGACGCCGGTGGGGCCAAGCGTGCGCGTGAGTACGCTAGCTTTATGAAATGCGACCTGATCTTGATTGACAAGTTTCGGGAACGCGCAAATGAAGTGGCTTCGATGAAGGTGATCGGTGAGGTGAAGGGCAAAAATGTCCTGATCATCGACGACTTGGTCGACACTGCCGGCACGCTCTGCAAAGCAGCTGACCATCTGATGATGGAAGGCGCGGCTTCTGTAAGAGCAGTGGTCACGCACCCGATCCTGTCTGGACCCGCCTACGAGCGTATCGAGGAAAGCAGCCTTACCGAACTGATTACCACGAATACGATTCCCTTGCGCGGAACGTCCTCCAAGATCAAAGTACTTTCCGTGGCGCCAATGTTGGCCCGCGCTTTTGAGAAAATTACGAATTACGAGTCGATTAGCTCACTCTATAAGCAATGA
- a CDS encoding threonylcarbamoyl-AMP synthase yields the protein MGIRLEIHPKNPQPRFIQQAVKCLEDGGVIIYPTDTVYALGCDIQNKKALERVCQIKGIDPDKSQFSCICPDLKTVSEYAIHIGDGVFKMMRRACPGPYTFILEASKNIPKHFQSRRKTVGVRIVDHPIPLAIVQALGRPILTSSLPIAGDEYPVDPDEIEAEFGHLVTMIIDGGWGLSALSTVIDCSKGDDDVEIVREGLGSLDIL from the coding sequence ATGGGAATTCGACTGGAAATTCATCCTAAAAATCCGCAGCCAAGGTTCATTCAACAAGCTGTAAAGTGTTTGGAAGATGGCGGCGTGATAATCTATCCGACAGACACCGTTTATGCTTTGGGATGTGACATTCAAAACAAAAAGGCATTGGAACGGGTGTGCCAAATCAAGGGAATTGACCCTGACAAGTCACAATTTTCGTGCATTTGCCCTGATTTGAAAACCGTGAGCGAGTATGCCATTCACATTGGGGATGGTGTTTTTAAGATGATGCGTCGTGCTTGTCCGGGACCCTATACCTTCATTTTGGAGGCTTCCAAGAATATTCCGAAGCATTTTCAGTCACGCCGCAAAACCGTTGGCGTCCGTATTGTCGATCATCCGATTCCCTTGGCCATTGTTCAGGCACTCGGGAGGCCGATTCTCACATCGAGCCTTCCCATCGCGGGGGACGAGTACCCCGTCGATCCCGACGAGATCGAGGCCGAATTCGGGCACTTGGTCACCATGATCATCGATGGCGGTTGGGGTTTGAGTGCGCTGAGCACCGTGATCGACTGCAGCAAAGGCGACGATGACGTCGAAATTGTGCGCGAAGGCTTGGGTTCGCTCGACATTCTCTAA
- the ruvA gene encoding Holliday junction branch migration protein RuvA, translating to MIVFLNGKLAHKDPAFVVIECGGVGYQARISLNTYSKIGNAEAVKLHTHQVIKEDAHELYAFSDLKEKGLFIQLISIQGVGGNTAMTILSSIDPKELFQVIETENLNRLKQVKGIGAKTASRIILELKGKLVMDGAASAANPANKLREDAISALVSLGMPKAAMETRVDAILKAAGAETPTIEKVIKDALKG from the coding sequence ATGATCGTATTCCTGAATGGCAAACTGGCACACAAAGATCCGGCCTTTGTCGTCATCGAATGTGGTGGGGTCGGCTATCAAGCTCGAATCTCGTTGAATACCTATTCCAAGATCGGGAATGCGGAGGCGGTCAAATTGCATACGCATCAGGTTATCAAGGAAGATGCCCACGAATTGTATGCATTCTCCGACCTCAAGGAAAAAGGCTTGTTCATTCAATTGATCAGCATCCAAGGCGTCGGGGGCAATACCGCCATGACCATCCTTTCCAGCATTGATCCGAAGGAATTGTTTCAGGTGATCGAGACGGAGAATCTCAACCGCCTGAAGCAAGTCAAAGGCATCGGCGCCAAGACAGCCTCGCGCATTATCCTCGAACTCAAAGGCAAACTGGTGATGGACGGTGCCGCAAGTGCCGCCAATCCTGCCAATAAGCTTCGTGAGGATGCCATTTCCGCATTGGTGAGCCTGGGAATGCCCAAAGCAGCCATGGAAACCCGCGTGGATGCCATTTTGAAAGCCGCTGGTGCAGAGACACCAACGATCGAGAAGGTGATCAAAGATGCTTTGAAGGGCTAA
- a CDS encoding asparaginase, whose product MANQRKNVLIIYTGGTIGMIKREQDGSYIPFDFNLIKSEFPELDKLGCSVEFENFDPPLDSSNIGPPIWIKIANTIGVNYDKYDGFVVLHGSDTMAYTGSALSFMLEGLGKPVIMTGAQLPINEIRTDAKENLVTALQIASHPDCPIREVGIYFEYKLYRANRTQKVHADVFSAFNSLNFPPLVEAGVHLYFRHPTPVDAWQDKVFKVQPKLDTRVAHARFFPGMTAETLDAVLSHPNHRGVIVQSYGAGNLPTDKAFIESIKRSIDQGKIILNITQCMGGSVEMGRYETSAMLLSAGVLPGADLTFEAALTKMMYLFGKYDDLETVKRLLVRNIRGEMKAERAYTD is encoded by the coding sequence ATGGCCAACCAGCGCAAGAACGTTCTGATCATTTACACGGGTGGTACTATTGGAATGATCAAGCGTGAGCAAGATGGTTCCTATATCCCCTTTGACTTCAACCTGATCAAATCCGAATTTCCGGAGTTGGACAAACTAGGTTGCTCGGTCGAATTCGAAAATTTTGACCCGCCGCTCGATTCATCCAATATCGGACCTCCGATTTGGATCAAGATCGCCAACACCATTGGCGTCAACTACGACAAATACGATGGTTTTGTGGTCTTGCATGGCTCAGACACGATGGCGTATACCGGGTCGGCGCTCTCCTTCATGTTGGAAGGCTTGGGCAAACCGGTAATCATGACGGGGGCACAGCTTCCGATTAATGAAATCCGTACCGACGCCAAGGAAAATTTAGTCACGGCCCTTCAAATCGCCTCCCATCCCGATTGCCCGATCCGCGAGGTTGGAATCTATTTTGAATACAAACTCTACCGTGCCAACCGCACGCAAAAGGTGCATGCCGACGTATTCTCCGCATTTAATTCGTTGAATTTCCCTCCCTTGGTTGAGGCTGGGGTACACCTTTATTTCCGGCATCCAACACCCGTGGATGCTTGGCAGGACAAGGTGTTCAAAGTGCAGCCCAAACTCGATACACGTGTGGCGCACGCACGATTCTTTCCGGGAATGACCGCTGAAACCCTGGATGCCGTGCTGTCGCATCCCAACCACCGTGGTGTGATCGTACAAAGCTACGGTGCGGGCAATTTGCCGACCGATAAGGCATTCATTGAAAGCATCAAACGCAGCATTGACCAAGGCAAAATCATCCTGAACATCACGCAATGCATGGGCGGATCGGTTGAAATGGGCAGGTACGAAACAAGTGCAATGTTATTGTCGGCGGGGGTTTTGCCTGGGGCTGACCTGACATTCGAAGCAGCGTTGACCAAAATGATGTATCTATTCGGCAAATACGATGACCTTGAAACAGTCAAGCGTCTGCTCGTACGCAACATCCGCGGAGAGATGAAGGCCGAACGTGCCTATACGGACTGA
- a CDS encoding PorT family protein, protein MKRFSHLVLGLLIVLTATQVAFGQKGLKLGFVALPQTSWMLNKDDQAVPQDQFKYKTTFGMAAGPMVGYNFGDGIGFKLNFIYSAQGQKYSNLNSEGTLVNHTRRLNYMKLPLFLSFNTGTEFNKLIFAADLGFQVDFLLRARYYNDDQSYTPDEILWNPNVRDYPSTYKQYSLFNYGPVASVGLDIKLAYNIMGNIRLRGDYNLSDAENKNSAYKLYTNGIPDDIRIWDESRAVTNNLTGGLMIGITYTFTEY, encoded by the coding sequence ATGAAGAGATTTTCTCATTTGGTTCTTGGACTCTTGATCGTGCTCACTGCTACTCAAGTGGCCTTTGGACAAAAAGGTCTCAAACTTGGTTTTGTTGCATTGCCACAGACTTCGTGGATGCTCAACAAGGATGATCAAGCGGTTCCGCAGGATCAGTTCAAGTACAAAACAACGTTTGGTATGGCAGCAGGCCCCATGGTCGGCTACAACTTTGGGGACGGCATCGGCTTTAAGTTGAATTTCATTTATTCGGCACAAGGCCAGAAATACAGCAACCTCAATAGCGAAGGCACGTTGGTCAACCACACCCGCCGCCTGAACTATATGAAGCTTCCGCTTTTTCTGAGCTTCAACACCGGCACAGAATTCAACAAACTGATCTTCGCAGCAGACTTGGGTTTTCAAGTTGATTTTTTGCTGCGTGCCCGTTATTACAACGACGATCAGAGCTACACACCTGATGAAATTCTCTGGAACCCCAACGTCAGGGATTATCCTAGCACCTACAAGCAATATTCGCTGTTCAATTACGGCCCCGTTGCAAGTGTCGGCTTGGACATCAAGCTTGCTTACAACATCATGGGCAATATCAGGTTGCGCGGCGACTACAACCTGAGCGATGCTGAAAATAAAAATTCGGCATACAAACTTTACACCAACGGTATTCCTGACGACATCAGGATTTGGGATGAGTCCCGCGCGGTGACCAACAACTTGACAGGTGGCCTCATGATTGGCATCACCTATACCTTCACTGAATATTGA
- a CDS encoding NADP-dependent malic enzyme: MKNRKEDALEYHRREPKGKIEVTSTKPVSTQRDLSLAYSPGVAYPCLEIAADKDKVYEYTAKDNLVAVLTNGTAVLGLGNIGPEASKPVMEGKAVLFKKFAGIDVFDIEINANTVEEFVAVAKALEPTFGAINMEDVKAPEAFEIEQRLVAEMNIPVMHDDQHGTAIISSAALINALVVVEKKIDEVKFVVIGAGAAALACLNLYIELGAKVENIQVFDRDGHIHKDRIDVNPYQAKYAHSAQMTLLEAFKDADVMIGLAAGGLVSKEMVSVMAPNPIVFALANPDPEITYEDAMAVRPDAVMATGRSDYPNQVNNALGFPYIFRGALDVRATTINTPMKIASARAIAELAHESVPEIVIEAYAEKNISFGRTYLIPKPLDPRLITWVSSAVARAAMESGVARKPIADFEAYKVQLEKRVGIYESLSKSIIAKAQKQPKRVVFAEADTYKILKAAQILHDEGIAIPILLGNKNKIQAIIDENNLDLSGIVVIDPWHEDEKRDHYGKLFHEKRKRKGLTLHDASKLMRERNYYGAMMVETGDADAFVSGLTKTYPTSIKPALQAIGRPAGDGILAGMHIIKTNRGPFFFADTTINKKPTAKDLVAIAEMVEGAVRFFNHIPRIALISYSNFGSNIDETTSVVIEATKILREKHPDWILDGDVQANVAVRPDILEENYSFSVLAKSGGANTFIFPDLMSGNIAYKLMDELGEFELIGPILLGMKKPVHILQLGSSVTEIVNIAAIAVVDAQRKGGMK, encoded by the coding sequence ATGAAGAATCGCAAAGAAGACGCGCTCGAATACCATCGCAGGGAACCCAAAGGCAAAATCGAGGTCACCTCAACCAAACCGGTTTCCACACAGCGCGATCTTTCATTGGCCTATAGCCCGGGCGTCGCCTATCCCTGCCTCGAAATCGCCGCCGACAAGGACAAAGTTTACGAGTACACAGCAAAAGACAACCTTGTCGCCGTCCTTACCAATGGGACTGCGGTCCTGGGTCTCGGCAATATCGGTCCTGAGGCCTCCAAGCCGGTGATGGAAGGCAAGGCAGTGCTTTTCAAAAAATTTGCAGGTATCGATGTGTTTGACATCGAAATCAATGCCAATACCGTGGAGGAATTTGTCGCCGTCGCCAAGGCGCTCGAGCCGACTTTTGGTGCCATCAACATGGAGGATGTCAAGGCACCCGAAGCGTTTGAAATCGAGCAGCGACTTGTCGCCGAGATGAACATCCCGGTGATGCACGACGATCAGCATGGTACAGCAATCATCTCTTCGGCCGCATTGATCAATGCATTGGTCGTCGTCGAAAAGAAAATTGATGAAGTCAAATTTGTCGTGATCGGTGCTGGTGCAGCTGCCCTCGCCTGCTTGAATCTTTACATCGAGCTCGGTGCCAAGGTCGAGAACATACAGGTTTTTGACCGGGACGGACACATCCACAAAGATCGAATCGACGTCAACCCCTACCAGGCCAAATATGCGCATTCGGCACAAATGACTCTGCTGGAGGCATTTAAAGATGCCGATGTCATGATTGGTTTGGCGGCAGGCGGATTGGTGAGCAAGGAAATGGTGAGCGTAATGGCACCCAATCCTATCGTGTTTGCGTTGGCAAATCCTGACCCGGAAATCACCTATGAAGATGCAATGGCCGTAAGGCCAGATGCGGTCATGGCAACCGGACGCAGCGACTATCCCAATCAGGTCAACAACGCGCTGGGCTTTCCTTATATCTTTCGTGGGGCCCTCGATGTACGCGCCACGACGATCAACACACCGATGAAAATTGCCTCCGCGCGGGCGATTGCCGAACTTGCTCATGAGTCCGTACCGGAAATTGTGATCGAGGCCTACGCGGAAAAAAATATCAGCTTTGGACGTACCTATTTGATTCCCAAACCACTTGACCCACGCCTGATCACTTGGGTATCAAGCGCGGTGGCACGCGCAGCGATGGAGAGCGGCGTCGCCAGAAAACCCATCGCCGACTTCGAAGCCTACAAAGTACAGCTCGAAAAACGTGTCGGCATCTATGAAAGTCTTTCCAAGTCGATCATTGCCAAGGCTCAAAAACAGCCCAAACGCGTTGTATTTGCCGAAGCCGACACCTACAAAATCCTGAAAGCCGCCCAAATCCTGCACGATGAGGGCATTGCCATTCCGATTTTGCTGGGCAACAAAAACAAGATTCAGGCGATTATCGATGAAAACAATCTGGATCTTTCCGGCATCGTGGTCATCGATCCTTGGCACGAGGATGAAAAGCGCGATCATTATGGCAAGCTTTTCCATGAAAAACGCAAGCGCAAAGGATTAACGCTTCATGACGCCTCCAAATTGATGCGGGAACGCAACTACTACGGGGCAATGATGGTCGAAACCGGTGATGCGGATGCATTTGTATCGGGCTTGACCAAAACTTATCCGACGAGCATCAAGCCTGCTTTGCAGGCAATTGGGCGTCCGGCGGGTGATGGCATCCTTGCTGGCATGCACATCATCAAAACCAACCGCGGACCGTTTTTCTTTGCCGATACCACCATCAATAAAAAGCCAACTGCCAAGGACCTCGTGGCAATTGCCGAAATGGTCGAGGGTGCCGTGCGGTTCTTCAATCACATCCCGCGGATCGCGCTGATCTCCTATTCCAACTTTGGGAGCAACATCGACGAAACCACAAGTGTAGTCATTGAGGCCACGAAGATTCTGCGTGAAAAACACCCGGATTGGATTCTCGACGGGGATGTCCAAGCCAACGTGGCAGTGCGTCCAGACATTTTGGAAGAAAATTACAGTTTCAGCGTGCTCGCCAAATCCGGCGGCGCCAATACGTTTATTTTCCCCGACCTCATGAGTGGAAACATCGCCTACAAACTCATGGACGAGCTGGGCGAATTCGAATTGATCGGCCCAATCCTCTTGGGAATGAAAAAGCCTGTTCACATTCTGCAATTGGGCAGTTCGGTGACAGAGATCGTCAACATTGCAGCCATCGCAGTCGTCGATGCACAGCGGAAGGGAGGCATGAAATGA
- a CDS encoding aminoacyl-tRNA hydrolase, giving the protein MKFLITGLGNPGPAYHYTRHNIGFMVLDRLAERMGVSFVPDRLGDTCTIKHKGKQLFLLKPSTYMNLSGKAVRYHLQKHGITQNELLVITDDLALPFGKIRIRAKGSGGGHNGLGNIQEVLGNENYARMRFGVGSEFSKGAQVDYVLSDFPAEEKAALPPLLDKMGDAILGFATIGLERAMNIYNG; this is encoded by the coding sequence ATGAAGTTCCTGATCACAGGGCTCGGTAACCCCGGTCCAGCTTACCACTACACCCGCCATAACATCGGTTTTATGGTATTGGATCGGCTTGCCGAACGGATGGGCGTGTCATTTGTCCCCGATCGACTGGGCGATACCTGCACCATCAAACACAAAGGAAAGCAACTTTTCTTGCTCAAACCATCGACCTATATGAACCTGAGCGGCAAAGCTGTGCGCTACCACCTCCAAAAACACGGTATCACTCAAAATGAGCTGCTCGTCATTACAGATGACTTGGCTTTGCCATTCGGGAAAATCAGGATTCGTGCCAAAGGTTCGGGTGGAGGTCACAATGGGCTTGGCAATATTCAGGAGGTCCTGGGAAATGAGAACTATGCCCGAATGCGGTTTGGCGTCGGCAGTGAATTTTCAAAAGGTGCTCAGGTGGATTATGTATTGAGTGACTTTCCTGCCGAGGAAAAGGCCGCATTGCCTCCCTTGCTGGACAAAATGGGGGATGCGATTCTAGGCTTCGCGACCATTGGCCTTGAAAGGGCGATGAATATTTACAACGGATAA
- a CDS encoding 50S ribosomal protein L25, producing the protein MKTVELKGTTRSAIGKSAMKKIRRAGNVPAVVYGQGEPTAVAVDFQAMTKVLHSPETYVVKLDLEGNTTTAIVREVQYHPVTDKVLHVDFLRVTDSEAVEVDLPIKLVGTAKGVLAGGRLVPMLRKLKVRGLVNELPDNVEVDISGLEMGKTFRVGEIPVSGLTITSPAPAGVAIIEIPRAVRQAEEAAKK; encoded by the coding sequence ATGAAAACAGTAGAATTGAAAGGCACTACGAGGTCTGCCATTGGCAAAAGTGCCATGAAAAAAATCCGTCGCGCTGGCAACGTTCCTGCCGTGGTCTATGGACAGGGTGAGCCTACTGCAGTTGCAGTCGATTTCCAAGCCATGACAAAAGTCCTGCACTCACCCGAAACTTACGTGGTGAAGCTTGACTTGGAAGGCAATACCACCACCGCCATCGTGCGTGAAGTGCAATACCATCCTGTCACCGACAAAGTCCTTCACGTTGATTTTCTCCGCGTGACCGATTCTGAGGCCGTCGAAGTGGACCTGCCAATCAAATTGGTCGGCACTGCAAAAGGCGTTCTCGCCGGTGGTCGCTTGGTTCCAATGCTCCGTAAATTGAAAGTCAGAGGTCTCGTCAACGAGCTTCCTGATAATGTCGAAGTTGACATCAGCGGCTTGGAAATGGGCAAAACCTTCCGTGTGGGCGAGATTCCAGTATCTGGTCTCACCATTACCTCTCCTGCTCCTGCCGGCGTTGCGATCATCGAGATCCCAAGGGCTGTGCGTCAAGCAGAAGAAGCTGCCAAGAAATAA
- a CDS encoding efflux RND transporter periplasmic adaptor subunit: protein MAVVGVLLFAGCGGKKEPLKQAGGQPPTVVDVMIVQTSQISSELEVNGEVAANEFVELHPEVSGRLTYLNVPEGGNVAQGTVIARINDADLQAQVTKTKVQLDLAKQTEARLKKLLDVNGVNQADYDIAVGQVNSLEADLNYSAALIEKTVVKAPFSGTLGLRQVSPGAYVTPATTLATLQQVQQLKVDFNVPEEFSSYIQKGDTVFIRTDLDQETRQTATVWAIEPQANRDTRNLKARAILAGDKANPGAFVKVYIARKGNAKSIMIPSNAIIPDAMSKKVVLVKEGKATFVPVETGMRQDRMVEVVSGLTPGDSLVVDGVLFARPNAPLKVRSVKQIDAK from the coding sequence GTGGCGGTTGTGGGCGTCTTGCTTTTTGCTGGATGCGGTGGCAAAAAGGAACCGCTCAAACAGGCGGGTGGTCAACCTCCGACCGTGGTCGATGTGATGATCGTGCAAACTTCCCAGATTTCGAGTGAACTCGAGGTCAATGGCGAGGTGGCTGCGAATGAATTTGTCGAATTGCATCCCGAAGTCAGCGGCCGTTTGACCTATTTGAATGTCCCCGAAGGCGGCAACGTTGCCCAGGGAACTGTGATTGCCCGGATCAACGATGCCGATTTGCAGGCGCAGGTCACCAAAACCAAGGTTCAGCTCGACCTCGCCAAGCAAACTGAGGCACGTTTAAAAAAATTGCTGGACGTCAACGGCGTGAATCAAGCTGACTATGATATCGCCGTTGGGCAGGTCAATTCGCTCGAAGCCGACCTGAATTATTCGGCGGCGCTGATTGAGAAAACCGTAGTCAAAGCCCCGTTTTCAGGCACTTTGGGCCTGCGTCAAGTGAGCCCTGGCGCCTACGTGACGCCTGCGACGACGCTTGCGACCTTGCAGCAAGTGCAACAGCTCAAAGTCGATTTCAACGTCCCGGAGGAGTTCAGTAGCTACATTCAGAAAGGTGACACGGTTTTCATTCGCACGGATTTGGATCAGGAAACGCGGCAAACAGCAACGGTCTGGGCCATTGAACCGCAAGCGAATCGCGACACGCGTAACCTCAAGGCAAGGGCGATCCTCGCTGGCGACAAGGCCAATCCAGGGGCATTTGTAAAGGTGTACATCGCCCGTAAAGGCAATGCCAAAAGCATCATGATTCCTTCGAATGCGATCATTCCCGATGCCATGAGCAAAAAAGTTGTCTTGGTCAAGGAAGGCAAGGCGACTTTTGTTCCGGTGGAAACCGGGATGCGCCAAGATCGAATGGTTGAGGTCGTCAGCGGCTTGACCCCGGGCGATTCCCTCGTGGTGGACGGTGTGCTTTTTGCCCGTCCCAATGCGCCTTTGAAGGTGAGGAGTGTCAAACAAATCGACGCAAAATGA